A window of the Dongshaea marina genome harbors these coding sequences:
- the putP gene encoding sodium/proline symporter PutP produces MITFFIVLAIYFAIVFAIGICAARATKNNSDYVLGGRSLSPAITALGAGASDMSGWLLLGLPGAVFVSGLDQLWLPVGLSIGAYLNWRFVAKKLRIYTENVGDALTIPSYFDARFGHGNRVLRLMTAVVILIFFTLYAAAGFVSGAYLFQVLFHLPYHTAVWMGAIFLVAYTSIGGFLAVNWVDFFQGSLMFFALLITPLATWFHLEHSADFTLQLPAHYFSVVSNQTSLIAIVSLLAWGLGYFGQPHILVRFMAIRDVRGMKVARRICMSWMVISLLGAFAVGITGAIYYATRGHQFDNEMVFLELAKGLFPAWIAAILFAAVLSAVMSTIAAQLLASSSALTEDIAHFFEIQLSEKAKVWFGRGAVIAVSLVAMIFASDPQSTILSIVGHAWAGMGAAFGPVILFSLFWRRCTARGAVAGMTVGAIMVLVWIFGHSQWPQSVIFSLYEIIPGFILASLALVVVSLRDEMPCKQTLHHYDEVLRHCHEPDYTGAPIQE; encoded by the coding sequence ATGATTACCTTTTTTATCGTGTTGGCGATCTATTTTGCCATTGTGTTTGCTATCGGGATCTGTGCTGCCCGTGCCACCAAAAATAATTCAGATTATGTGTTGGGTGGCCGGAGCTTGAGCCCCGCCATCACCGCTTTGGGGGCGGGAGCATCGGATATGAGTGGCTGGCTGCTGCTGGGGTTGCCCGGAGCGGTTTTTGTATCCGGATTGGATCAGCTGTGGTTGCCGGTTGGTTTGTCGATAGGCGCTTACCTCAACTGGCGATTTGTGGCCAAGAAGCTTCGGATCTATACCGAAAATGTGGGAGATGCACTGACCATTCCCTCCTATTTTGATGCGCGTTTTGGTCATGGTAACCGGGTACTACGACTGATGACCGCTGTGGTGATCCTGATCTTCTTTACCCTCTATGCCGCCGCCGGTTTTGTCAGTGGTGCCTACCTGTTTCAGGTGTTGTTCCACCTTCCTTACCATACGGCGGTCTGGATGGGAGCAATCTTCCTGGTGGCCTACACCTCTATCGGCGGTTTCCTGGCGGTGAACTGGGTTGACTTTTTCCAGGGCTCCCTGATGTTTTTTGCCCTGCTGATCACTCCGCTGGCAACCTGGTTTCATCTGGAGCATTCTGCCGACTTTACGCTACAGCTGCCGGCACACTATTTCTCTGTCGTGAGCAACCAAACCAGCCTGATCGCGATAGTGTCTCTGCTGGCCTGGGGACTTGGCTATTTTGGGCAGCCGCATATCCTGGTGCGCTTTATGGCGATCCGTGATGTTCGCGGCATGAAGGTGGCGCGGCGGATCTGCATGAGCTGGATGGTTATCTCCCTGCTTGGAGCATTTGCGGTGGGGATCACCGGGGCTATCTATTATGCAACTCGCGGCCATCAGTTTGATAATGAGATGGTCTTTTTAGAGCTGGCCAAGGGGCTGTTCCCGGCCTGGATTGCCGCTATTTTGTTTGCGGCGGTTCTGTCGGCGGTGATGAGTACCATAGCAGCCCAGCTACTTGCCTCATCCAGTGCACTGACCGAAGATATCGCTCACTTTTTTGAGATCCAGTTGAGTGAGAAAGCCAAGGTATGGTTTGGTCGGGGAGCTGTGATTGCCGTATCCCTGGTGGCGATGATCTTTGCCAGCGACCCTCAGAGCACCATCTTATCGATCGTGGGGCATGCCTGGGCTGGTATGGGGGCCGCCTTTGGGCCGGTGATCCTGTTTTCGCTGTTTTGGCGACGCTGTACTGCCAGGGGGGCAGTTGCAGGGATGACGGTCGGAGCGATTATGGTGCTTGTCTGGATATTTGGCCACTCCCAGTGGCCACAATCAGTGATCTTCAGCCTGTATGAGATCATTCCCGGCTTTATCCTGGCCTCTCTTGCTCTGGTGGTTGTCAGCCTCAGGGATGAGATGCCCTGTAAGCAGACCCTGCATCATTATGATGAGGTATTGCGTCACTGCCATGAGCCGGATTACACCGGAGCACCGATTCAGGAATAA
- a CDS encoding HAD family hydrolase: MKELQAVIFDFNGVLLQDSALHEKAWFETIRELAPAHPCLTGDFAVFIHGKANRDLFETVLDKKLSEPEAHQYSERKEGRYRQLCLELGDAFKLTPGAPELLARLKAAEIPFTIATASCQHNLEFFQKHLHLSHWFDLANIIYADGSIPCKPHPAFYLKAAEALGLSPEQCMVIEDSVAGVQSAKAAGIGRVVGFIGDAPQTNRGKLLAAGADEVINGFEEFPLPNLGL; encoded by the coding sequence ATGAAAGAGTTACAAGCTGTTATTTTTGATTTCAACGGAGTTCTGCTTCAGGACTCGGCCCTCCACGAAAAAGCCTGGTTTGAAACGATCCGTGAACTGGCTCCGGCTCATCCCTGCCTGACAGGTGATTTTGCGGTGTTCATTCATGGCAAAGCCAACCGGGATCTCTTTGAAACTGTATTAGATAAAAAACTGAGCGAACCGGAGGCACACCAGTATTCAGAACGTAAAGAGGGACGTTATCGACAGCTCTGTCTTGAGCTGGGTGATGCATTTAAACTCACCCCTGGGGCCCCTGAGCTACTGGCAAGGCTTAAAGCCGCAGAGATCCCCTTCACCATAGCCACCGCATCCTGCCAGCATAATCTTGAGTTTTTCCAAAAACATCTTCACCTTAGCCACTGGTTTGATCTGGCCAATATCATCTATGCCGATGGTTCCATCCCCTGTAAGCCCCACCCAGCCTTCTACCTCAAGGCTGCCGAGGCTCTCGGACTTTCTCCTGAACAATGCATGGTGATTGAGGACTCAGTTGCGGGAGTTCAGTCCGCCAAAGCTGCCGGGATCGGCAGAGTGGTGGGGTTTATCGGGGACGCCCCTCAAACCAACCGGGGCAAGCTACTTGCTGCCGGAGCCGATGAGGTGATAAACGGCTTCGAGGAGTTCCCCTTACCCAATCTTGGCCTCTAA
- a CDS encoding cytochrome b has protein sequence MPRRVIQYNSIGKLNHWLSAVVVIGLFILGLWMVELDYYSSWYQVAPHWHKSIGLCLVFFTLFRLGWKLLTPHPAIQGKRWEIITAQTVHQLLYLLLFILFVSGYLISTADGRSIAVFNWFSIPGAGELFADQADIAGMVHYYTALALISLAGLHALAALKHHFIDRDNTLKKMIGGVKDEN, from the coding sequence ATGCCGCGAAGGGTCATCCAATATAACTCTATTGGGAAATTGAATCATTGGCTTTCGGCCGTGGTGGTCATTGGCTTGTTTATCCTGGGGCTGTGGATGGTGGAGTTGGATTACTATTCCAGTTGGTATCAGGTTGCACCCCACTGGCATAAGTCTATCGGTTTATGTCTGGTTTTTTTTACCTTGTTCCGCCTGGGTTGGAAACTGCTGACTCCCCATCCGGCTATTCAGGGAAAGCGCTGGGAGATCATTACCGCCCAAACAGTGCACCAGCTGCTGTACCTGTTGCTATTTATCCTCTTTGTTTCTGGCTATCTCATATCCACCGCCGATGGGCGCTCCATTGCCGTGTTTAACTGGTTTTCTATCCCGGGAGCGGGTGAACTCTTTGCAGATCAGGCTGATATCGCAGGCATGGTTCATTACTACACGGCCCTGGCGTTGATAAGCCTTGCCGGGCTTCACGCCCTGGCGGCTTTAAAGCACCACTTTATAGACAGAGATAACACCTTGAAAAAGATGATTGGAGGAGTCAAAGATGAAAACTAG
- a CDS encoding acyl carrier protein, with translation MYSNYGMNTVKEIVARCLHTRPELLNEDHHLIDDLYACPLDLQELKSELARRFKISEQSLSLHATLQELCHTLEQTTCR, from the coding sequence ATGTACTCCAACTATGGGATGAATACAGTCAAGGAAATTGTTGCCAGATGCCTACACACCAGGCCTGAGCTCCTCAATGAAGATCACCACCTGATTGATGATCTCTATGCCTGCCCCCTGGATCTCCAGGAACTCAAGAGCGAGCTGGCCAGGCGCTTTAAAATTAGCGAACAGAGCCTGAGCCTGCACGCCACACTTCAGGAGCTCTGTCACACCCTGGAGCAGACAACTTGTCGTTAA
- a CDS encoding YceI family protein, which produces MKTSWIVSMMFCLFAVSGLARAEHYIIDSKGAHASVNLKIKHLGYSWIKGRFNTFSGTFDYDPKDVAASKVKVVIETASFDSNHAERDKHVRSKDFLDVKQYPQATFVSSRVTDLGGGKLSIEGKLTLHGQTHPMTIAAHLVGQGKDPWGGYRTGFEGSAELPLADYGIKVIGASKIAYLELHIEGIRQ; this is translated from the coding sequence ATGAAAACTAGCTGGATCGTTTCGATGATGTTTTGTTTGTTCGCAGTTTCCGGCCTGGCCAGGGCCGAACACTACATCATAGATAGTAAGGGAGCCCACGCTTCCGTCAATTTGAAGATAAAACACCTGGGATATAGCTGGATCAAAGGGCGGTTTAACACCTTCTCCGGGACATTTGATTACGATCCCAAGGATGTTGCAGCCTCCAAGGTGAAGGTAGTGATAGAGACCGCAAGCTTCGACTCTAATCATGCCGAGCGGGATAAGCATGTGCGCAGCAAGGATTTCTTGGATGTGAAGCAATACCCTCAGGCAACCTTTGTCAGCTCTCGGGTGACGGATCTGGGAGGGGGGAAACTTTCGATTGAGGGCAAATTGACACTACATGGCCAGACTCACCCGATGACGATTGCCGCCCACCTGGTTGGCCAGGGCAAGGATCCCTGGGGTGGCTATCGTACCGGCTTTGAAGGCTCGGCAGAGCTGCCATTGGCGGATTATGGGATCAAGGTGATCGGTGCCTCGAAAATCGCCTATCTGGAGCTGCATATCGAAGGGATCCGCCAGTAG
- a CDS encoding anhydro-N-acetylmuramic acid kinase: MYYIGIMSGTSLDGIDAILVRFPPAGGVEIIDSLSQPFTPELQTGLTKLLETFEIGLQQLGELDARLGRAYASVANQLIENAGIARTEIAAIGCHGQTIFHSPRGALPFTMQIGDGNRIAAQTGVPVVCDFRRLDMAVGGDGAPLTPAFHQHFFSSDTEQRAILNLGGIANITLLNRDPARVIGFDCGPANCLMDLWCQHHLKAPFDRDGQWAQSGQVHPGLLRALLAEPYFQLSPPKSTGKELFNLDWLQQHLKRFEPLAAEDVQATLLELTALSIVSDLKRFAPECKALYLCGGGAYNRYLIERLNTELARLRLALTDEIGISAQWVEAIAFAWFARQRIELQPANLPSVTGASRPVVLGALYQN; this comes from the coding sequence ATGTACTATATCGGGATCATGTCCGGCACCAGCCTTGATGGCATCGATGCTATCCTGGTGAGGTTTCCACCCGCCGGAGGGGTTGAGATCATCGATAGTCTGAGCCAGCCCTTTACACCTGAACTACAAACTGGGCTGACCAAGCTCCTGGAAACATTCGAGATTGGATTGCAACAACTCGGGGAGCTGGATGCTAGGCTAGGGCGAGCCTATGCTTCGGTTGCGAACCAGCTCATCGAAAATGCCGGGATAGCCCGAACAGAGATCGCCGCCATCGGCTGCCATGGCCAGACCATATTTCACTCCCCGAGAGGTGCTTTGCCTTTCACCATGCAAATTGGAGATGGCAACCGAATCGCTGCCCAAACCGGCGTGCCCGTGGTTTGTGACTTTCGCCGTCTGGATATGGCGGTTGGAGGAGACGGAGCGCCCCTGACCCCCGCGTTTCATCAACACTTTTTCTCCAGTGACACAGAGCAGCGCGCCATTTTGAACCTTGGAGGGATCGCCAATATCACCCTGCTCAACCGGGATCCCGCCAGGGTTATTGGCTTTGATTGCGGACCCGCCAACTGCCTGATGGATCTCTGGTGTCAGCATCATCTGAAGGCTCCTTTTGATCGGGATGGTCAGTGGGCTCAATCCGGTCAGGTGCACCCCGGGCTCCTCAGAGCCCTGCTTGCTGAACCCTATTTCCAGCTCTCTCCTCCCAAGAGTACCGGCAAGGAGCTGTTTAACCTAGATTGGCTACAGCAGCATCTCAAACGATTCGAACCTTTGGCAGCGGAGGATGTGCAAGCAACCCTGCTGGAGCTAACCGCCTTGAGCATCGTTTCGGACCTCAAGCGCTTCGCTCCTGAGTGTAAAGCCCTCTACCTGTGTGGTGGCGGCGCCTACAACCGCTACCTCATCGAGCGACTCAACACAGAGCTTGCAAGGCTGCGTCTTGCGCTCACCGATGAGATAGGGATCTCAGCCCAGTGGGTCGAGGCGATCGCTTTCGCCTGGTTTGCCAGGCAACGCATTGAGCTTCAGCCTGCGAACCTGCCATCGGTGACAGGTGCAAGCCGACCCGTGGTGCTGGGAGCCCTCTATCAGAATTGA
- a CDS encoding J domain-containing protein, with the protein MTTYHQLLGTDPSLASSEIKKRFKRLSLRIHPDQGGSSALMSMLQFTCEKVLCGEGNETVCWELPKSTQDCRTAGASVQTEALLSENALLKVRLAKLGNELTQHDLHRAALQEQLHQMQLEAASYKKAFFELRRKIQKRQSGQGSGSQSNTREKVSARRIQKLEQDHHRELCCEICHKRISQNYSLDVTRIRCALHAEL; encoded by the coding sequence ATGACGACATACCATCAATTGCTGGGAACCGATCCATCCCTTGCTTCATCAGAGATTAAGAAACGTTTTAAGCGGCTGTCTTTGAGGATTCATCCGGATCAGGGAGGAAGCTCAGCATTGATGTCGATGCTCCAGTTTACCTGTGAGAAGGTCCTCTGCGGGGAAGGAAATGAGACGGTTTGCTGGGAGCTGCCAAAATCAACTCAGGATTGCCGAACAGCCGGAGCCTCTGTCCAGACGGAAGCCCTGCTCTCAGAAAATGCACTGCTCAAGGTTCGCCTGGCAAAGCTTGGGAATGAGCTGACTCAGCATGATCTACATCGGGCAGCGCTTCAGGAGCAGCTTCATCAGATGCAGTTAGAGGCAGCATCTTATAAGAAAGCGTTTTTTGAGCTGAGACGTAAGATTCAAAAACGCCAGTCCGGGCAGGGGAGCGGTTCCCAATCCAACACCCGGGAAAAGGTCTCAGCCAGGCGGATCCAGAAATTGGAGCAGGATCATCACCGTGAGCTGTGTTGTGAGATCTGTCATAAGCGGATCAGTCAAAATTACAGTCTGGATGTAACAAGGATCCGCTGCGCGCTTCATGCAGAGCTTTAA